CTTGGAATTGGACGATAATGCAGGCAGTGGTAGAATATGAGCCTTGGTGAGAgatgggtgcaggagcagagatagATTGAGTTTGAGAGATCGGAGAGAAAAGGGCATTTACTCTGGTTGAGTGGAGAATGTCATTGCCCTTCTTTGTACAGTGTTGCGCATTCTTCCAGATAGCTAAGAGTGAACCTATCGTGTGGCCACCTTGGACCAGATTGGCATGGCCTGGTGTCATAGCCTGTCTTGGTTGTGGAACAGGATGTCCTGCCTCTGCATGACCCCATCAGTCAGGATCTCCAGGTACAGATTTAGCAGGGATCTATCAGCAGTTTCTTGCTACATAATCAGTTTGAGAGTGCCTTTCCAGCAGTAAAATAAGTATTCAATAAATGGGAGCAAACAAATATAGAATGACTTTATCTTTTTTGGTTTTTTTGACAGGCTAAAGTACTAAATATTAACAATGGAAACAAGTGAGAATAAATTTTTGGTAGCAGAATAAACTGTAACAGATgtttgacattttttttaacgTGTGCTGCACATAGATCGAATAACAATAGTTGTGAAAATGCCAGGTTCATTTTAAGACTTTTGCCAGTGTTCACTTTTTGTGTtgcaatctgtccagggattccAGCTGCCCAAGCCTCCAGAGCCACCTGCTGTTGAAGTGGAGTACTACACCATTGCAGAATTCCAAACACACATTGCTGATGGGATCAGCTTTCGTGGAGGGCAAAAAGCTGAGGTACACAGCACGTTTAACAATCTCCAAAAAGGTTTTGGCACAGCAAAGCTTGATAATTATATACAAAATATTATCACCTTGTGGAAGCCAATAAACTAACAGAATTTACAATAAACTAACAAAAGTAGATTTCACAGATTTATTAGCAGTCCAGTTGGAATATATAACAACAATTCCAGACACAAAATCCTTCAAAACTTTGAACTTCCTCAAACTGAATTCCAAATCCTTTTCTTCACAGCGTTAGGCACCATCTCATTCAagtagctttactctgtatataTTTTGCAGGTACAATTTCCATGAAAACACTTCTCCAGATTGCTTCTAGTTCTACAAGTGGATTTAAttgattttgtcttcttttccatcTCTGTCATGGCTTTGTTCTCCTACAGCCTATTGCAGTAACTCCACTGCTGAGATCATCTTATAGTTCTGACCTTATGTCTGTTTTCAACCAGTTTCTATTCCCTAGCCACCTGAGATCACACTCTATTTCCCTGGAACCTAAAGTCTCAATTTCACATTCAGTTAGGAACTGTCTTAATAGAGAACTTTAACACCAGAGTTAGCATACCAAACAAAACATTTGACAATTTATTTGTGTAGACAACGGCTCATCTGTACTAATCCTATGGAATGTAGATTTCATCACCAAATAAATTTAGAAGCAAATGTTTTATCAAATTTTTAAATCAGATAGAGCTTACCTTTCCCAAGTGAATGATTTTGGATGGCAATTTTCATTTGGTTTCCTTTAGAAACCTGCTGCCAAAATATAAATTATTTTACAGGAGAATTTTGTAATGTGTTTTTAACTAAAATAATCATAGAATGTTTTAGGTGTCTAGCATCAAATACCAAAGAGGGAGATTTTACTCCATTTCCCAATTTGCTTCATTATTAATATCTACAAATTCTACTCGAGCAACGTTTCCTCACCTCTACTATTTTTTCTTTTCTAGACACATTTAACTTTGTAATTTGGTTTACAGAGTTACAGTATTCCAGTTTCTTACAACTTTCAGTAATATATTTTCAATTTGAAGTAGTTTTATAACTAAAATGTGTCAAAGAGCAAGGATTTGCTACAAAATATACAGATATGTACATGCTCTGTGGCACTAGCACCATGCTTTATGCACTATGTGTCTCATTGTCCTTGAAACATGTATATAGTAATTATTTACATATTTGATCCTTAGGTCATTGAGAAAAATTTAGGTGGCTGGTGGTATGTACAGATTGGGCAGCAGGAGGGTTGGGCACCATCTTCATACATTGACAAGAGGAAAAAGCCAAATCTGTCCAGAAGAAGCAGCACACTAATCCGACCAAAAATCCCTCCACCTGCACCACCCACCAAGAGCAAGCCAAATTCTGAGGAAACAGGTCAAGGAAATAACAGTGAATGCATTCAACAAAAGCCCAAGTTTGAGGAACCAGAGTATGATATTCCAGCTGCAATCTTTGACCATGAGCCTGAGACCAGCATGAATTTAGTTGCTGATGAGCAGGCTAAAGAGGATTCAGTTGATCAGGACCAGCCAGAGTCCAGCCAGCAACAAAGCAAACCATGCTCATTATCCACGATGCGAAAAGCCCGCTTCAAAGTAGGTGAATCTTCAGAAAGCTTGTTCCGCGATGACCAGCTTGTCTATCCTCCCAGTGATAAGGAATGCAACCAAGGAGGGAGTAGCAATAGTTTAGTATGTAATCAGGTTTATGAAACTATTACTCAGGTTGATGCCGCAGTGTCAGCATCAGAGACCAGCTGTTCACCAAAATATATTTCACCAAAACACTCTCTAAAAAACCTTCAGTTAAAATCTGAGAAGAAAACTGATGCTAGGAAAGACCAGGATCTTGAAAATAGTGGAGACAATTCCTGCAAATCCATCTCTGATATCAGTGACTGCACCACACAGAAAGTTGGCTCAAAAAAAGACAAGGAGATATCTGAAACGAACGCGCACATAGAACAGAAAGCTGCTCTTAGTCCCATAACCAGGCCAAAGCCTTCTGTGAGACCAAAGCCTTTACTGGTGAAGCCAGAAGCACAGAATATGGAGATCAGCACCATCAGGCGCCAACTTAGGCCTACAGGACAGTTGAAACACAACTCAAAAGGGATAAAGATTGATGATGCAGAAACTATCTCATTGACATCATCTGAAAATTCAGAAGATTCTTTCACTAAAAGTACAGTGGATCTTTCTACAAATGCATCACTCAGCCAGGTGGGACTGGGCCCAGCAAAACCCAGTGATCAGGAAACAGAATCACTGTGTCAGTATAAGACAGTGGATAAATATGAAAAAGTTCAGGACAATGAAATCAGTTTTCCAGCAGGAATAATGGTTGAGGTTCTAGAAAAACAAGACAGTGGTTGGTGGTTTATTAGAATTGGAGACGATGAGGGATGGGCCCCAATCTTTTACTTGGAGCATGTTAGTGGCAGGCCAGCAGAGGGCCCTGGAGAGTCTGTAACTCCGAGTAGGGACAGGTCAGTGAATGAAAACCAACTCAACAATGTAGAGAAAGTGGACAAGAAGGTTCAGGCATTAAATAACATCAACCTTGGTCTAAAGCGAGTAACACCCCCAATTCCTGCAAAACCTCCTGGAGGGTTTGCAAGACTAGGAGGAAATGTGAATGGTTCAGTAAAAATGAGAAATGGGTTGAAACAGGTAGCTGTGAGGCCACAATCTGTATTTGTTTCCCCTTCGAGCAAAGAAAGTAACAGCCTAGCTGCATCACTGAGGAGGAATGAATCTATGATGTGTCGTGAGAATATCAAGTCTACAGTGAATATCCGCCGTAATGCATCTTTCAACAATGTCCGGTTACGAAAGAAGAATGAGGAGTCTGACTCTATACACTCTGTGGCAATGTCAGTTTCAAGCCAGACAAAGGGCAGACCTACAGAAAAGTGTGGAGGAATTGAGTCAGATGCTATAGGCAGAACTTCCCAGAAAGGTGGGATTCCCGTGTCAGCTGTGAGACCAAAACCAGTGTGCATCCAGGAGAAACCTCAGTTCATTCAGAATAACTGGAGAGAAGTATACGTTGCAATCGCTGACTAtcagggagatgaggaaaccatGGGCTTCCAAGAGGGCAGTTCTGTGGAGGTGCTGGAGCGTAATCCAAATGGTTGGTGGTACTGTCAAATAATAGATGGTGGATGCTCTCGAAAGGGCTGGGTGCCTTCAAATTATCTAGAAAAAAAGTACTAAAATTTCtttttatatatataaatatattttaatTTATCGATGCAATGAGCATTTTCTAATGGAACTGTCAAGCAAACACTGCAAACCCGCAATGGAATAAATGCCGCTATATTTCAAGTGCTGAATTGCTGACCTAGTGTATACCAGTGAGACTATAACTAAAGCTGATTAAGGATGTGGAAAGACACCTGTAGATGACGGGAATTATGTAGTCTGTCTGCACACAGTGGGTTCTGGATATTAAAGTATCAAAGTGGAGCTGATTATTTACAGCTGGACAAAGGCGAGTTGCACTTCCTACATGCAACAGAGTTACTCAAAAGCCGGACCTTTGAGCAGAGTTGaatattttaaattaattattATTGTTTTATTATTTACTTTTAACTGAATAATCAGGAGTTATTCTGGACTTTTTCACTGGTGCCTTTAGCATGCCCAAAGTATATAACCTGAGAAGTAACATTCTTTTTAATGTGCCAAAAATGTAAGTTAATCtgttcgaatttctttgacttgaTGGAATGGCTTTAAGCTCTCACTGGCTTTTATGCTGTTGTGTGTTATGTTGGAGGGGAGATGAAAGGGAACTATTATCATGCAATGTGACAGATGAGATAGAAACCCCAATATTTGGAGTAGTGCAGAGATGCTAATTACATTGGCAAATGTTTCTCAAGGATGCCATTTTTACTGTTTAGTCACGAGGTTTTTCTGATTTTGCTCATATAGATTCTAGGCACATTCATTATTTTGCTTCAGTTCATCAGACCACAAACGCTCTCCAGGATGACCCTAGTAAAGTTAATATCTCTTCTACTGTGGCCCAACAATACATAATCCTACTTTTCTACTTCTAGCTTGGAGTGTTATTAAGGTGATGTTTTCAGCAGAGCTCCTGATATTCAGAAAGCAAATGACCCCAGCATGCTCTGTCCATGCCCTTTATTTGCATCAAATCTTTGCATCAGAGTATGGATCTGGGACTAATAATTCTTTTGAACAAATAACAAGAGGAACATTTCACACTGCTTAATAAAACACAGAACCTCAGAAATCTGAGAGATAAGAGCTTTAGCCGCAGTTCATTGGTATTGGTTTGGttatttataaaatattttatCCTAGATTCTTTTTGCATTACTTCTCTAGATGGAAGATCTTTTGTATATAGTATTGTTGCAAGACACTTAAACAAGGACACTAACAACAAACTTGCACCCTCTTTCAGGGGTGAATGGTGTAGTGAAAGCTGCAGCACTTCCTGCAATACACTACATTACTGACAAAGAAAAAACAAAATGTGGTTCAGAGCCCCATGACTGGATAACTAACACTGCAATCCACATTAAACATGAAAGCACGTGGCCCTGGATGTTGGATTCAATAACTGAATTACACATCAGTATGATAGTACATTAATTGGGTTTCATGTACGTTGTCAAATGTAGCTATGTGATTTTCTTTGAATGGAAATAAGAGACACCAATTAAAAATTACCATTACTTTGCAGCAGCTCTGAGTGATATGTAGGCTAGGAACTTTTAAGCTGAAAGGATATAACGCTTCTTCATGAACTTGACTAGATTACTCAGCTAAtaagaagagaaagtgctagagaaactcagcagagctgacagcatttgtgaagagttAACACTTCATGTTCAATTGGCTTCTTCAGGACAGTTTTATTCAGCACTATATTATTCATTGTCATTTGGTAAAGCTTGTTACTGCCAGCAGTGCTTTACTGCCTCTACAGATGTACTACTGGAATGCAAATTAGTACATTCACAGTGGATGGTACAATCATTTGGGGACTGAGAATGGTCCCACTTATTGGACTATTGTGTCACACCCATCTTTTGAATGTGAGTAGTCTTTTTCGTTGGCATGTTGTTTGTTCAGGAATAAAACACTTCTTCAATAGTGTAATGCATATGTGTAGTAATTCTTGATTTTATACAATAGTACAACACAATTTGGCAGGAATTAAAGTTTTCAGAGATGTGCTGAGTAGATCCCACTGAAAACATGACTGAACAGCATACATCTTAACCACCAGTTACTGCCAAATTAGATTTACTGAGTTATGATGTTGTGATTGGCAGCATTCCTTCAAACTAAT
Above is a genomic segment from Chiloscyllium punctatum isolate Juve2018m chromosome 38, sChiPun1.3, whole genome shotgun sequence containing:
- the sh3pxd2aa gene encoding SH3 and PX domain-containing protein 2A isoform X1, with amino-acid sequence MQPPGLVAVDVRVQDVEKRRNPSKHYVYVIQVSWSDNTSSIIYRRYSKFFDLQMQLLDKFPVEGGQKDPKLRCIPFLPGKILFRRSHVRDVAMKRLKPIDEYCRSLVRLPPLISQCDEVLRFFEPRPEDLNPPKEECGGIRKKSGSEAVSEPMVLDQYMVVANYEKQENSEISLKAGEVVDVIEKSESGWWFVSTAEEQGWVPATYLEAQNGTRDDLDISTTRAGEVTKRRKAHLRRLDRRWTLGGMCNRQQSPEEKYITVQPYVNQGKDEIGFEKGVVVEVIQRNLEGWWFIRYQGKEGWAPASYLRKVKDDLTPRKKPLTGPVEIIGNIMEISNLLNKKSCSEKDVQTENESNFYDHPPLTAKEISLPLPCEQTNGDATVLTTVEKRLGRGASGSPAVARVAPQRANIGSPNLRQKPPPRRETSLGFQLPKPPEPPAVEVEYYTIAEFQTHIADGISFRGGQKAEVIEKNLGGWWYVQIGQQEGWAPSSYIDKRKKPNLSRRSSTLIRPKIPPPAPPTKSKPNSEETGQGNNSECIQQKPKFEEPEYDIPAAIFDHEPETSMNLVADEQAKEDSVDQDQPESSQQQSKPCSLSTMRKARFKVGESSESLFRDDQLVYPPSDKECNQGGSSNSLVCNQVYETITQVDAAVSASETSCSPKYISPKHSLKNLQLKSEKKTDARKDQDLENSGDNSCKSISDISDCTTQKVGSKKDKEISETNAHIEQKAALSPITRPKPSVRPKPLLVKPEAQNMEISTIRRQLRPTGQLKHNSKGIKIDDAETISLTSSENSEDSFTKSTVDLSTNASLSQVGLGPAKPSDQETESLCQYKTVDKYEKVQDNEISFPAGIMVEVLEKQDSGWWFIRIGDDEGWAPIFYLEHVSGRPAEGPGESVTPSRDRSVNENQLNNVEKVDKKVQALNNINLGLKRVTPPIPAKPPGGFARLGGNVNGSVKMRNGLKQVAVRPQSVFVSPSSKESNSLAASLRRNESMMCRENIKSTVNIRRNASFNNVRLRKKNEESDSIHSVAMSVSSQTKGRPTEKCGGIESDAIGRTSQKGGIPVSAVRPKPVCIQEKPQFIQNNWREVYVAIADYQGDEETMGFQEGSSVEVLERNPNGWWYCQIIDGGCSRKGWVPSNYLEKKY
- the sh3pxd2aa gene encoding SH3 and PX domain-containing protein 2A isoform X2, with product MQPPGLVAVDVRVQDVEKRRNPSKHYVYVIQVSWSDNTSSIIYRRYSKFFDLQMQLLDKFPVEGGQKDPKLRCIPFLPGKILFRRSHVRDVAMKRLKPIDEYCRSLVRLPPLISQCDEVLRFFEPRPEDLNPPKEECGGIRKKSGSEAVSEPMVLDQYMVVANYEKQENSEISLKAGEVVDVIEKSESGWWFVSTAEEQGWVPATYLEAQNGTRDDLDISTTRAGEEEKYITVQPYVNQGKDEIGFEKGVVVEVIQRNLEGWWFIRYQGKEGWAPASYLRKVKDDLTPRKKPLTGPVEIIGNIMEISNLLNKKSCSEKDVQTENESNFYDHPPLTAKEISLPLPCEQTNGDATVLTTVEKRLGRGASGSPAVARVAPQRANIGSPNLRQKPPPRRETSLGFQLPKPPEPPAVEVEYYTIAEFQTHIADGISFRGGQKAEVIEKNLGGWWYVQIGQQEGWAPSSYIDKRKKPNLSRRSSTLIRPKIPPPAPPTKSKPNSEETGQGNNSECIQQKPKFEEPEYDIPAAIFDHEPETSMNLVADEQAKEDSVDQDQPESSQQQSKPCSLSTMRKARFKVGESSESLFRDDQLVYPPSDKECNQGGSSNSLVCNQVYETITQVDAAVSASETSCSPKYISPKHSLKNLQLKSEKKTDARKDQDLENSGDNSCKSISDISDCTTQKVGSKKDKEISETNAHIEQKAALSPITRPKPSVRPKPLLVKPEAQNMEISTIRRQLRPTGQLKHNSKGIKIDDAETISLTSSENSEDSFTKSTVDLSTNASLSQVGLGPAKPSDQETESLCQYKTVDKYEKVQDNEISFPAGIMVEVLEKQDSGWWFIRIGDDEGWAPIFYLEHVSGRPAEGPGESVTPSRDRSVNENQLNNVEKVDKKVQALNNINLGLKRVTPPIPAKPPGGFARLGGNVNGSVKMRNGLKQVAVRPQSVFVSPSSKESNSLAASLRRNESMMCRENIKSTVNIRRNASFNNVRLRKKNEESDSIHSVAMSVSSQTKGRPTEKCGGIESDAIGRTSQKGGIPVSAVRPKPVCIQEKPQFIQNNWREVYVAIADYQGDEETMGFQEGSSVEVLERNPNGWWYCQIIDGGCSRKGWVPSNYLEKKY